The following are encoded together in the Pirellulales bacterium genome:
- a CDS encoding ATP-dependent Clp protease proteolytic subunit: AILLKHTGHPLEKIEQDTDRDRFMSSQEALEYRLIDQVIEHMEVKAPV; encoded by the coding sequence CGCCATTTTGCTGAAGCATACCGGGCATCCGCTGGAGAAAATTGAGCAAGACACGGACCGCGATCGGTTCATGTCGTCACAGGAAGCATTGGAATACCGGCTGATCGATCAGGTGATTGAACACATGGAAGTGAAGGCACCGGTTTGA